A region of bacterium DNA encodes the following proteins:
- a CDS encoding AAA family ATPase → MKPLKIGVAGKGGTGKTTLTSLIILSLLKMNKKPILAIDADPNSNLAENLGIPQPKSLVEIVDEIEKIKNNLPYGMEKSKYLEIRIQEAIKEEKGFDLLVMGKTEGPGCYCYANNLLREWMEKIEKNYLFIVMDNEAGMEHISRRTSGDLDILFIVSLCDKISLRTAENIYKMINSLELSIKKTYLVLNEFMKKNLNEVKTLIPIAFTIPFDEEIYSLIEENKGLLNLSENSSAYSEVKKFLNFLLSNL, encoded by the coding sequence ATGAAACCATTAAAAATTGGTGTAGCAGGAAAAGGTGGAACAGGTAAAACAACTTTAACTTCATTGATTATTCTTTCTCTTTTAAAAATGAACAAAAAACCAATACTTGCTATAGATGCAGACCCAAATAGTAATCTTGCTGAGAATCTTGGTATTCCACAGCCAAAATCCCTTGTTGAAATAGTTGATGAGATAGAAAAAATAAAGAATAATTTACCTTATGGAATGGAAAAATCAAAATATCTTGAAATAAGGATTCAGGAGGCAATTAAGGAAGAAAAGGGATTTGATTTACTTGTTATGGGAAAGACAGAAGGACCTGGTTGTTATTGTTATGCAAATAATCTTTTAAGAGAGTGGATGGAAAAAATTGAAAAAAACTACCTCTTTATTGTTATGGATAATGAGGCAGGAATGGAGCATATCTCAAGAAGGACATCAGGAGACCTTGATATTCTTTTTATTGTTTCCCTTTGTGATAAAATCTCTTTAAGAACAGCAGAAAATATATACAAAATGATAAATTCTCTTGAATTAAGCATCAAAAAAACATATCTTGTTTTAAATGAATTTATGAAGAAAAATTTAAATGAGGTTAAAACTTTAATCCCAATTGCTTTCACAATTCCTTTTGATGAGGAAATTTATAGTTTAATAGAAGAAAATAAAGGGCTCTTAAATCTTTCTGAAAATTCATCTGCTTACAGTGAAGTTAAAAAATTTTTGAATTTTTTACTTTCTAATTTATAA